From a single Vitis vinifera cultivar Pinot Noir 40024 chromosome 18, ASM3070453v1 genomic region:
- the LOC132252499 gene encoding beta-galactosidase 16-like → MPRKEALEMRSRLLLWFAVLSAAVAVVCGGSVTYDGRSLIINGQRRLLFSGSIHYPRSTPEMWPSLISKAKEGGIDVIETYAFWNQHEPKQGQYDFSGRLDIVKFFKEVQAQGLYACLRIGPFIESEWNYGGLPFWLHDVPGIIYRSDNEPFKFYMQNFTTKIVNLMKSENLYASQGGPIILSQIENEYKNVEAAFHEKGPPYVRWAAKMAVDLQTGVPWVMCKQDDAPDPVINACNGMKCGETFAGPNKPNKPAIWTENWTSVYEVYGEDKRGRAAEDLAFQVALFIAKKNGSFINYYMYHGGTNFGRTSSSYVLTAYYDQAPLDEYGLIRQPKWGHLKELHAVIKLCSDTLLHGVQYNYSLGQLQEAYLFKRPSGQCAAFLVNNDKRRNVTVLFQNTNYELAANSISILPDCKKIAFNTAKVSTQFNTRSVQTRATFGSTKQWSEYREGIPSFGGTPLKASMLLEHMGTTKDASDYLWYTLRFIQNSSNAQPVLRVDSLAHVLHAFVNGKYIASAHGSHQNGSFSLVNKVPLNSGLNRISLLSVMVGLPDAGPYLEHKVAGIRRVEIQDGGDSKDFSKHPWGYQVGLMGEKSQIYTSPGSQKVQWHGLGSHGRGPLTWYKTLFDAPPGNDPVVLFFGSMGKGEAWVNGQSIGRYWVSYLTPSGEPSQTWYNVPRAFLNPKGNLLVVQEEESGDPLKISIGTVSVTNVCGHVTDSHPPPIISWTTSDDGNESHHGKIPKVQLRCPPSSNISKITFASFGTPVGGCESYAIGSCHSPNSLAVAEKACLGKNMCSIPHSLKSFGDDPCPGTPKALLVAAQCK, encoded by the exons ATGCCGAGAAAGGAAGCGCTTGAGATGCGGTCGAGGCTGCTGTTGTGGTTTGCTGTGCTCTCAGCGGCAGTCGCCGTCGTGTGCGGAGGAAGCGTGACTTACGACGGCAGATCACTGATCATCAATGGCCAACGGAGGCTTCTTTTCTCGGGTTCAATTCACTATCCTAGAAGCACTCCTGAG ATGTGGCCATCTTTGATTTCCAAAGCCAAAGAAGGAGGGATAGATGTGATAGAAACCTACGCATTTTGGAACCAACATGAGCCCAAACAAGGACAG TATGATTTTAGTGGAAGACTTGATATAGTAAAATTCTTTAAGGAAGTCCAAGCACAAGGTCTATATGCATGTCTTCGAATTGGACCCTTCATTGAGAGTGAATGGAATTATGG AGGTCTTCCATTTTGGTTGCATGATGTCCCGGGCATTATTTATCGATCTGATAATGAACCCTTCAAG TTTTACATGCAAAACTTTACAACGAAAATAGTAAACTTGATGAAATCAGAGAATCTTTATGCTTCACAAGGTGGCCCAATCATTTTGTCACAG ATTGAGAACGAGTACAAAAACGTAGAAGCAGCTTTTCATGAGAAAGGGCCGCCTTATGTGAGGTGGGCAGCTAAAATGGCGGTGGATCTTCAAACTGGTGTTCCCTGGGTGATGTGCAAACAAGATGATGCTCCTGACCCTGTG ATTAATGCGTGCAATGGTATGAAATGCGGCGAAACATTTGCTGGACCAAACAAACCAAATAAGCCAGCGATATGGACAGAGAACTGGACATCTGT CTATGAGGTATATGGTGAAGACAAACGTGGAAGAGCTGCAGAAGACCTTGCATTTCAAGTAGCACTATTCATAGCAAagaagaatggaagctttataAATTACTATATG TACCATGGAGGAACCAACTTTGGAAGAACGAGCTCTTCATATGTACTGACAGCTTATTATGATCAAGCTCCTCTTGATGAGTATG GTTTGATCAGGCAACCGAAATGGGGCCATCTCAAGGAATTACATGCAGTAATAAAACTATGTTCTGATACTTTACTTCATGGAGTTCAATACAACTACTCTTTGGGTCAACTGCAAGAA GCCTATCTCTTTAAAAGACCATCCGGCCAATGTGCTGCCTTTCTTGTGAATAATGACAAGCGAAGAAATGTCACAGTGCTGTTTCAAAATACTAATTATGAACTGGCTGCAAATTCAATCAGCATCCTACCGGACTGCAAGAAAATAGCCTTCAACACTGCAAAG GTAAGTACACAGTTTAATACAAGATCAGTCCAAACAAGGGCAACTTTTGGTTCAACTAAACAATGGAGCGAATACAGAGAAGGTATCCCCAGCTTTGGTGGTACTCCATTGAAAGCAAGCATGTTATTAGAGCACATGGGTACAACAAAGGATGCATCTGATTATCTTTGGTACACTTTAAG GTTTATACAGAATTCCTCTAATGCTCAACCGGTACTTCGTGTGGACTCTCTTGCGCATGTTCTGCATGCATTTGTTAATGGAAAATATATTG CATCTGCACATGGAAGTCATCAGAATGGAAGTTTCTCTCTGGTGAATAAAGTTCCTCTTAATTCTGGGCTCAACAGAATCTCTTTACTTAGTGTAATGGTTGGTTTACCG GATGCAGGACCATATCTTGAACACAAGGTTGCTGGAATACGTAGGGTGGAGATTCAAGACGGAGGTGACTCAAAAGACTTCAGCAAGCATCCATGGGGATATCAG GTTGGATTGATGGGAGAAAAGTCGCAAATTTACACTTCTCCTGGATCACAAAAAGTTCAATGGCATGGGTTAGGAAGCCATGGGCGTGGACCACTCACATGGTATAAG ACATTATTTGATGCACCTCCTGGGAATGATCCAGTTGTACTGTTCTTCGGTTCCATGGGAAAAGGTGAGGCTTGGGTAAATGGACAAAGCATTGGTAGGTACTGGGTCTCCTACCTTACCCCAAGTGGAGAGCCTTCTCAAACCTG GTACAATGTACCTCGAGCCTTCCTCAACCCTAAAGGGAATTTATTAGTTGTACAAGAAGAAGAATCTGGGGACCCTCTTAAGATTTCCATAGGCACTGTTTCGGTAACAAATGTATGCGGGCATGTAACGGATTCTCACCCTCCCCCAATAATTTCATGGACGACCAGTGATGATGGGAATGAAAGCCACCATGGGAAGATACCTAAAGTTCAGCTTCGTTGTCCTCCAAGTAGCAACATCTCCAAGATTACATTTGCAAGCTTCGGAACCCCTGTAGGTGGCTGTGAAAGTTATGCCATTGGAAGCTGTCACTCTCCTAACTCTTTAGCCGTTGCGGAGAAG GCTTGTCTAGGGAAGAACATGTGTTCCATTCCTCATTCGCTTAAAAGTTTTGGGGATGACCCATGTCCAGGAACTCCTAAAGCCCTTTTGGTAGCTGCACAGTGTAAATGA